In Streptomyces sp. 71268, the DNA window GTGGCCGGGCACCGGCTGCTCGGCCGCCTGGGCGCGGGCGGCATGGGCGTGGTCTACCTCGGCCGCTCCCCCGGCGGCAGCCTGCTCGCCATCAAGGTCATCGCGGCCGACCGCGCCGACGACCCCACCTTCCGGGTCCGCTTCCGCCGCGAGGTGGCCGCCGCCCGGCGCGTGCGCAGCCCCTGGGCCGCGGCGGTCATCGGCGCGGACCCCGAGGGCCCGGCCCCGTGGCTGGCCACCGCGTACGTACCGGGCCCCAACCTCGGTGAGGCCGTGGCCGCGTACGGGCCGCTGCCCGAACCGGCGCTGCGGGCCCTGGGCGCCATGCTGGCCCGCGCGCTTGAGGCGGTGCACGCGGCGGGCCTGGTGCACCGGGACGTGAAGCCGGGCAACATCCTGCTGGCGTTCGACGGGCCGCGCCTCATCGACTTCGGCATCGCCCGCACCGCCGACGAGACGGCCCTGACCGGCCGCGGCATGGTCGTCGGCTCCCCCGGTTTCCTCTCCCCCGAGCAGGCCAGCGCCCGGGGGCCCGAGGTGGGGCCGGCCAGCGACGTCTTCTCGCTCGGCTGCGTCCTGGCCTACGCGGCCAGCGGGCGGCGCCCGTTCGGCGCGGGCGCCCCGGCGTCCATGCTCTACCGCACCGTGCACGTGCCCGCCGACCTGCGCGCGGTGCCCGTGGGTCTGCTGCCGTTGCTGTCGGCCTGCCTGGACAAGGACCCGCGGGCCCGCCCCACGGCCGCCGAGGTCCGCGCGCGCCTGGCCGCCGACGCCCCGGCGGACGGCGCGCCCTGGCTGCCCGAGCCAATCAGCCGCCTGATCGCCGAACGCTCCGTCGCCGCCCTGGCCCTGCCCGACGCCCCGCCCACGGACGCGGGTACGGGCCCGGACGGGCGTACGGGCTCGGGTACGGGCACGCGTACGGGCTCGGGTACGGGTGCGCGTACGGGCTCGGCGCGCGGTGGCCCGGGGGCCGGCGCGGGGCCCGGTGGTCCAGAGCCTGACGGAGCGGGCCGTGGCCGAACGGGACGGGACGGAACAGGCCAGGACGGAACAGGCCGTGGCGGAACAGGCCGGGACGGCACGGGGCGTGCGGGGCCGGCCCGGCGGCGGCTGCTGGTCGGCTCGGCGGCGGGCGCGGTGCTCGCCGCCGGCGGCGGCATCGGCGCCTGGGCCGCGCTCGGCCGCCGCGCGGGCCGCGCGACCGGGGCCGGGGCGGCGCCCGTGCCACGCCGTACGCTCGCCGTACACGCCGACCTGACGGGGCCGACGGCCGCCGCGGGGCACGCCCAGGAACGCGGGGCGCGGCTCGCCGTGGAGGCGCACAACGCGTGCCCGGAACGGGCGTTCACGCTCGCCCTGCGGGTCTTCGACGACGGCGGCGACCCCGACCGGGCGGCGGCGCTGGCCCGACGGATCGGGTCGGACCCCGCCGTACTCGCCGTCATCGGCCCCACCTCGGACGCGACGGCCCACACCGCCGTGCCCGGCTACGAACGGGCTGAACTCCCGTTGGTGAGCGTCTCCGTGGGCGCTCCGGAGACCCGCCCCGTCGACGGCCGCGCCCACCTGGCGACCCGGCCCGACGACGGCTACCTGACCGTGCCGCTGCTGGCCTACCTGGCGCGCGAGGCCCGCCCCCGCACCGTCGGGCTCGTCGACGACCGGTCCGCCGGCGACTTCGGCTGGACGGCCGTGCGCGCCATGCGGCAGGCGCTGCGCGGCACCGACATGGTCGTCCGCACCGCCACCGCGCGCCGGGGAGCGCGCGACATGCGCGCGGCGGCGGCCGAGCTGCTGGCGGCGGGCGCGGACGCGGTGGTGCACTGCGGCGAACTGGACGGCGCGGTACCGCTGGCGCGCGCCCTGCGCGCGGCCGGCTTCCACGGCCCCCGGCTGGCCCTCCAACCCGTGCTCGACCCGGAGTTCCGACGCGCGGCGGGACCCGCCGCCCAGGGCTGGATCATCAGCGCCACCTTCGTCGACGCGACCACGGCCCCGCGCACCAAAGCCTTCGCCGCCAGCTACCGGTCCCGCTACGACACCCCGCCCCCGCGCTACGCCGCCGAGGCGTACGACGCCGTCGGCTACCTGGCCCGCGCCCTGCGCGCCCTGCCCCCGGACGGCGACCTGCGCCGGGCGCTCACCGTACGACTACCCGCCACCGTCCACCGCGGCGTCACCAAGGAGATCCGCTTCCAGAGCGACCGCACACCGTCGCACCAGGGCCTCTACCTCTACCGCGCGGACCCGGACGGCTTCCGCTTCCTCGGCGACTACCGGAGCGTGGTGGGGGGCGGGGGGTGACGGGCGGGTCCCGCGCCCGCGCGCACGGCTGAGCGCCACTCGCCCTGTCCGCCCGAACCCGACCACCCCAGCCCACCCGCGACCACATACCGATCAACTCGCCGCACCCTCCCGCCCGTTCGCGGCGGAGCCGGCCCCTCCGGGACGCGGGCCCGCGAAAGGGGTGGGGGCGAATACCGGCCGCGCGGTGGGTGGGGCGGTGGGGGTGCGGCCAGGGGTGGAGGGCGGGCGGAAATGCCACCGCTCCGTCGTGCAGCCTGAACCAGCACGTCGCCAGCGGGAACCCGAGTTTTCGCCAAGCACACCGCGACTGTCCGAATTCTTGCGGCGTGTGAGCGGTATGCCCGCCGCATGGGGTCTGACCTGGGGAGAGTGGGTGAACCCTGGATGTGATCGCGGGGGGAGTGCGGGGGCGCGTAGAGGGCGCACAGGGGGCGTGAGAGGGGGAGCACGGTTCCGGATCGGCCGGCGGCAGCCGCTCTACCTGGGGGTTTGCCGTGCGTTCGGCGGGTGAGCAATGTGGCGGATTCCCCTCCCAACCAAGCTTCACTCTGCGAGCATCTAGGCCAGTGGAATCAGGCCATACGGATTGCCGTGGGGGGAGTGGCCATGGGGCTGCTCGGCGATGAGGTGGGGTTCGCACGCGCTCTGACCGCTCAGGAACACGAGAGCGTGATGGCCCTCGGAGGCCAACGGAAATATGCGGCTGACGCCCACCTTCTGGCAGAGGGGGACCGAACCAGTCACGTAATGATCGTCTTGCGCGGATGGGTGACCGTATCCGTGGCCACGGAACGCGGTGGCACCCGGTTGATACTGGGGCTGCGCGGGCCGGGTGAACTCCTCGGCGAGATGGCAGCGTTGGACAGTCATCCGCGCAGCGCGACGGTGCGCGCCCTCGGGCCGGTGGAGGTCCAGGTCATCTCCGGGGACGCGTTCCGGCGCTTCCTCGCCCTGCACCCGCGGGTGAGCGGCCTGGTGATACGCCAACTCACCTCCCGGCTGCGCAGTTCCGACCAGGAGCGGTCCGCGCTCGCCTCGCTCACCGTGTTGGAACGCCTGGCCGCACGGCTCACCGAACTGTCGCGGGCCAACCCCACCGGCCCGTACGCCCCCGCGCTCCCGGGCGCGCGCCCCACGCGGGCCGTGGTGCGGTTGGCGCAGGACGAGTTGGCCGCCACCGTCGGCGCCACCCGGGAGGCGGTGGCCAAGGCGCTGCGGCTGCTGCGCGACCAGGACGTCGTACGCACCGGCAACCGGATGGTGGAGATCCTCGACCCCGCGCTGCTCGCGCTGCTCGCGGACGGACACCAGGAGTGAGGCGCGGGGCGGGTCCGTGGCGGGCGGGCGACGGCGTGGGCGGGCTTGTGTAAACGGCTACAGACGGCCTCCGGCCCTCGGCCCGAAGCTGAGGGAGCCGGCAGACGAGAAGACGGGGGGCACGGCGTGGACGACGACGCGAGGGACGCCGCCGAGGCGCGCTACGAGCTGGTGATCAGCGTCGACGCGCGGCGGTCCGGGGAGTACGAGGACGCGGACAAGCCGTCCATGCGGGCCCAGCTCTACCGGGTGCTTGAGGCCGCGTTCGGGCAGGCCAGGGTGGCCCGGGACGCCGTCCACCTGGAGGATCGCGGCGACGGGGTGCTGGCGTCGGTGGCCAGCCGGGTGCCGGTGACGCGGCTGCTCGGGCTGTGGCTGGTCGAGGTGCACGAGCACCTGCGGCACGAGAACCGCGGGCTGAGCCGGCCGCTGGGCCTGCGCGTCGGCCTGCACGTCGGCCCGGTCCGCCACGACGAGCGGGGCATCAGCGGGCGCGCGGTGGACCTCGCGTGCCGGCTGGCCGACTCGCCGGTGGCCCGCGCGCTGCTGGACGCCGAGCGGGCCGACCTGGTGCTGGTCGTCTCCGACGCGCTCTACGAGGACGTGGTGCGCGGCGGCGGCAAGTACATCGACGCCGCGCACTACTCGGCGACCCGGCTGCGGCTCAAGGAGGGCGAGGTCACCGCCTGGTTCCGGCTCCCCGGCCGGCCCGCGCCCCGCATCCCGGCGACGGCCGACACCCCGCCGGCGACCGGAGACGACGCCACCGGGAGCCCCGCCGACGCCACCGGCCACGAGCGCGCGTACGACGACCGGCAGACCGGGGACGGGGACGGAGACGACGGCGAGGGAGCGTACGGGACCGGTCCCGGCGACGTTCGGTACACCGTTCACGGCGACCTCTCCAACAACTGGGGCAACCACTACCACCAGGGCGTACACATCGGGCGCACCGTCGGCGACACCGGACCGCGAAGGGGCTGAGGGGCATGGCCGATGAGCAGCAGGCGGGCGGCGCGGCCGAGCCCGCGCGGGACGACGCCCCCGCGCCGCGCGCCGACCAGCGCGAGCGGGGCGGCGAGCGCGGCCGGGACAAGGAACGCGGCCGGGAGCGGGGCGGCGAGCGCGGCCAGGGGGAGAAGGACGGGGACGGTCAGCGGCCCGGCGCTGAGGGCGGCGACTCGGGCTCGGGCGACGACGAGGCCGCCGAGCGGGAGCAGGAGCGCGAGCGCGCGGCGGGGCGGTTCAAGGAGCACACCCGGGACCCGCTGGCCGGCGAGGAGAGCGAGGACGGGCCCACCGACCTGGCCGCCGCCTCGCGGGCCCGGCAGATCAGCCAACAACTGTTCGAGACCGGGCGGGACTGGAACAGTTTCGACCGTTCGTTCATCGGCAGTGCCCACATCGGCGATATCCATCTGCGGATGGACGCCCGGCAGCCGCTCACCGGGGTGCGCGGCGGGCCGGTGCCCGAGGAGGAGTTGCGCCGGTTGCGGCGGGTGCACGTGGAGCCCGAGGGGTACGTGCGGCTGCGCACGGCGCTCACCGCGCGCCGGCTGCTGGTGCTCGGCGCGGCACCGGGCACCGGCCGTACCAGCACCGCGCTCTCGCTGCTCGACGAGGTCACCGCGCAGGCCAGGGACGCGGCGGGGGCGGACGGGGAGGGCACGGCGCGGGTGCGGCGCGTCGACCCGGAGGGCGGGGTGCGGCGGCTCGCGGACTCGCTGACCGGCGAGGGCGCCGAGCAGGCGGCGCGGGGCACCGGCTACCTGCTGAAGCTGGAGCTGAGCCGACCCGGCGCGGTGCCGCCGGAGGCGATGGACCTGGACCAACTGGCCGCGACGCTGGCCGCGTGCGACGCGTACGCGGTGCTCGTGGTCACCGTCGGGTCGGCGGCCAACCCGCTGCTTGCCGGGCGGTACGGGATGCTGTGCCCACCGGCGGACACCCAGGAGCTGCTGACCACCCGGCTGCGGGAGCGCGTCGAGGACCACGTCGCGGCCGTGCCGGACGAGGAGGCGGGGGACGCCGGGCGGCGGGTCGCCGAACTCCTGCGCCGGGCGGAGGCGTTGGCCGCGCGCGACGAGGTCACCGAGGCGGTGGGCCTTGCGGACCTGCGGCCGGCCGAGGCCGAGTTGCTGGCGTCGCTGCTGGCCGGGCACCTGCTGGAGGAGTTGTCGTACGAGGAGCTGTTGGCCGGCTGCCGGAGCCTGGCCGCGCGGCAGGCGCAGGAGTGGTTCGCCGGCGTGGACCGGGCGCTCACCGCCCGGGCGGCCGGCGTGGGCGAGCAGCCGACCCGGCCGGAGGCGGCGGCCCTGTTCCACCCGGTGGCCTCGCGGATCGCGCTGGCCGTGCTCGGCGGGGCGACGCGGAGCGCGGTGGCGGCCGCGGCGCACCTGCTGACCTGGGAGCTGTCCGTCCAGAGCGACCCGGACGCCACCCCGGCCAGGCCGCTGTTCTGCGACGACCCGGAGTCCGAACTCGCCCTGTCGCGAGCCGAACTCACCGACGGGCACGTGGAGATGGCCGGTACGGAGTTCGCCGCGCGGCTCATCTGGTACCGGGGCACGGCGCTGCCCGCCGCGGTGCTCAGCGAGGTGTGGGACCGGCACTTCCCGGTGCGGGCACCGGTCGTGCGCTGGCTGCGGCTGCTCGCCGACGACCCCCGGGCCCAGGTGTGGGTGCGGGCGGCGGTGGCCGCGGGGGAGCTGTGCGTACGGGACTTCGACCACGGCCACGCGGAGCTGGTCCGGCCGCTGGCCGAGGCGACCACGGCCCGCCGCCGCGTCTTCGCCGCCACCCTGCTCGACCAGGCGGCGGGACACGCCTCGCACCGCGCGGTGGTGCGCGGACTCGTGGGCGACTGGGCCAGGAACGGCACCCGGGAGCTGCGCTGGACGGCGGCCATGGCGCTCGGCTATGGCAACGCCGCGGCCAGCGTCGGCGACACGCTGGACGCGCTGGCCCGGATCGGGGTGCGGGGCGAGGGCGAGCAGATGGCCGTTGCCTCGTTCAACGTCGTACGGCTGCTGACCCGGCCCGAGAGCGCCGCCGTGCTGCGCCGGATGTCGGACTGGACCCGACACCGGAACCCGGCGTACCAGGACCTGGGCCTGGTGACCACGGTGCGGCTGGCCGGGCACGAGGTGGCCGACGTGCTGGCGGACGACCCGAACTCCGAGCTGGGCGAGCGCGGCCGCTGGCCGCTGATGCTGGCCCTGGCCGCGACCCGGCCCGAACTCGTCGCCCCGATCGCGGACTTGATGTGGACGGCACTGAACACGCCGCGCTCCAAAGAAGTCGCGACGGACGCGTTGGAGACCTTGCTGCGGTCCGCGGTGCGCAAGGACAGTAAGGGCAGCGCGGAGGGCACGGAAGCCGGCCTGGCCGCTCTGCTGCCCGCGCTGCTGGGTACGGAAGCGGACCGACACCGCCTGGACTGGCTGTTGCGCCGCATGATGAACGATCCCGACGACCCGCTCCCCGACGCCCTGGCCCGCCGGTTGTGGTGGCTGGCGACGCCGCGCGACGGCGCGGACCGGGCACGCCGGCCGGAGCGGCACGAGGTGGAGGAGAGCCATGGTTGAGGACGCGAGCATGGCGGCGTACGGGGGCGGCGCCGGGCAGGCACTGGCGGGACCGCTGCTACGGGACTACACGCCCAACGGCCCCTTCCGCCACACCAGTCCCCGCACCGCTTCGGTGCTCTTCTACCGCAACGGCGGCTACAGCATCGTCACCGTCGCCGGCGCCCAGCACGTCGACAAGCGGGCCCTGGCCCGGCCGACGGCGGTGTGCGAGATCGCCCTGGGCACGTACGTGACCACGCTGACCATGGAGCTGCCGGCGATGGGCGGCACGACGTTCTTCAAGGCCGAGGTGGACATCCACTGGACGGTCACCGACCCGCACCTGGCCGCGACCAAGGTGGTCACCGACGTGGCCCAGCGGCTGCGGGCGCCCGCCCTGGAGCGGCTGCGCGAGGTGTCGTCCGCGTACCGGGTGAGCCAGGCCGAGAAGGCCGACCGGGCCATCACCCAGCAGTGCGCCAGCGGGCGCTGGGACGACCTGGGGGACGAACTGGGGCTGCGGGTGCGGCTGTACGTGCGGCTGCGCGTCGACGACCGGACCATCCAGCACAGCGACGGCATCCGGGACGCGCACGCGTCGGCCGAGCTGACCCGGGTGCACCAGGCCCAGTTCCGGGACATGTTGCGGGGCGGCGAGCTGGACCAGCTCAGCTACATGCTGGCGGCCGAGCCGGAGGAGGCCAAGGCGTTCCTGGAGAAGATCCGGCAGGAGGGCAGGCAGGACGAGAAGGAGCGGGTGGAACGGCTCTTCGCGATGGTCGAGAGCGGCCAGATCCAGTCCACCGACATCGAGACGCAGGCGCTGAACCTGCTCAACCAGGGCCGGCAGCAGGTCCAGGGCCCCATCGGCACCCGCCCGGCCCACCGCACCCCGCCGGAACTGCCCGCCGAGCCGCCGTTCACCCCCGACTGGGTGCTGGACGAGCCGGCCCAGCCACCGCGCCCCGCCGAGCCGCCGCGCCGCCGCCCGGCCGACGACCCGTACGAGCCGCATGACCCGTACGACCCGTACGAGCCGTACGACGCGCACGGGACCCGGGCCGACGCCGATCCGGAGCCGCCGCCGCGGCGGCGCCGTCGGGACGACGGGTGGGCGTGGGCGGAGGAGGAGTGATGACGGCGGACGGCGGCGCGCGAACCTCCCCCGACCCGGTCGTGCCCGCGCCGGACGGGGGTCAGCGCGGGCTCGACCGGGCGGGGGAACGCATCGCCGAGCGCCTGTTGAACACGGTCCGCGAGGACCTCGGCCGGGCCGACTCCAAGGCGGGCGTGCTGCTGTCCGGGGCGCTGGCGATGCCGGCGTTCCTGATCGGCTGGCACGGCACGCCCGACTGGAGCGGCCTGGGCGACGTCGCGCTGGTCGTCGCGGGGGTGCTGTGGGTGGTCGCGGTGGTCGCGCTGGTGCGGGCGCTGCTGCCGCGCACCGGCACGCTCCGCCCGCGCGAGGGGGTGACGTACTTCCGCGACCTGCTGCCCCCGCACGATCTCGGACGGCTCTCGACGCAGCTCAGCGAGGCCGGCCGGGACCCGGTCCGGTGGCTGCTCGTGCAGGCCGTGGACGTCAGCTCGATCCTGTCCGCCAAGTACCGGGCCATCCGCTGGGGAGTGAGCACGCTGGCGCCGTCCGCGGCGCTGGCGTT includes these proteins:
- a CDS encoding bifunctional serine/threonine-protein kinase/ABC transporter substrate-binding protein, which produces MEPLWPTDPPLVAGHRLLGRLGAGGMGVVYLGRSPGGSLLAIKVIAADRADDPTFRVRFRREVAAARRVRSPWAAAVIGADPEGPAPWLATAYVPGPNLGEAVAAYGPLPEPALRALGAMLARALEAVHAAGLVHRDVKPGNILLAFDGPRLIDFGIARTADETALTGRGMVVGSPGFLSPEQASARGPEVGPASDVFSLGCVLAYAASGRRPFGAGAPASMLYRTVHVPADLRAVPVGLLPLLSACLDKDPRARPTAAEVRARLAADAPADGAPWLPEPISRLIAERSVAALALPDAPPTDAGTGPDGRTGSGTGTRTGSGTGARTGSARGGPGAGAGPGGPEPDGAGRGRTGRDGTGQDGTGRGGTGRDGTGRAGPARRRLLVGSAAGAVLAAGGGIGAWAALGRRAGRATGAGAAPVPRRTLAVHADLTGPTAAAGHAQERGARLAVEAHNACPERAFTLALRVFDDGGDPDRAAALARRIGSDPAVLAVIGPTSDATAHTAVPGYERAELPLVSVSVGAPETRPVDGRAHLATRPDDGYLTVPLLAYLAREARPRTVGLVDDRSAGDFGWTAVRAMRQALRGTDMVVRTATARRGARDMRAAAAELLAAGADAVVHCGELDGAVPLARALRAAGFHGPRLALQPVLDPEFRRAAGPAAQGWIISATFVDATTAPRTKAFAASYRSRYDTPPPRYAAEAYDAVGYLARALRALPPDGDLRRALTVRLPATVHRGVTKEIRFQSDRTPSHQGLYLYRADPDGFRFLGDYRSVVGGGG
- a CDS encoding Crp/Fnr family transcriptional regulator, whose protein sequence is MGLLGDEVGFARALTAQEHESVMALGGQRKYAADAHLLAEGDRTSHVMIVLRGWVTVSVATERGGTRLILGLRGPGELLGEMAALDSHPRSATVRALGPVEVQVISGDAFRRFLALHPRVSGLVIRQLTSRLRSSDQERSALASLTVLERLAARLTELSRANPTGPYAPALPGARPTRAVVRLAQDELAATVGATREAVAKALRLLRDQDVVRTGNRMVEILDPALLALLADGHQE
- a CDS encoding Pycsar system effector family protein, translating into MTADGGARTSPDPVVPAPDGGQRGLDRAGERIAERLLNTVREDLGRADSKAGVLLSGALAMPAFLIGWHGTPDWSGLGDVALVVAGVLWVVAVVALVRALLPRTGTLRPREGVTYFRDLLPPHDLGRLSTQLSEAGRDPVRWLLVQAVDVSSILSAKYRAIRWGVSTLAPSAALALAWSLTAR